The following coding sequences lie in one ANME-2 cluster archaeon genomic window:
- a CDS encoding acylphosphatase, with amino-acid sequence MKRVILHVSGNIQRAIYRRKVMSIAKTIGITGAIMNLLDGRMKIIAEWDDNFEYHRLQNFKFGVDVGVRCVHSLIF; translated from the coding sequence ATGAAAAGAGTAATTTTACATGTTTCCGGCAATATACAACGTGCTATATACAGGAGAAAAGTTATGTCCATAGCCAAAACGATTGGCATTACAGGAGCCATAATGAATCTTTTAGATGGTAGAATGAAGATTATAGCCGAATGGGATGATAATTTTGAATATCACCGGCTGCAGAATTTCAAATTCGGGGTGGATGTAGGTGTTCGTTGTGTGCACAGTCTGATATTTTAA
- a CDS encoding acylphosphatase — protein sequence MQRAIIIAKGNVQRVGYRDVVEQEAREMNLTGFVENIKPYDVKIVCEGENASLDSFIELIKIKMFPIDVKDLDVSFEDATGDFEYFEIKRGDIVEELGERLDLARGEMTKMIGKQDVMIDTLENFKQETNENFNQLTHAVSKHDTGAQERIANLSVELSEVKVRLTRLESAIL from the coding sequence ATGCAAAGAGCAATAATTATCGCAAAAGGTAATGTCCAGAGGGTGGGCTACAGAGATGTTGTTGAACAAGAAGCTCGTGAAATGAATCTAACTGGTTTTGTGGAAAATATTAAGCCATATGATGTGAAGATCGTATGTGAAGGGGAGAATGCAAGTCTCGATTCGTTCATAGAGCTAATTAAGATAAAAATGTTTCCCATTGATGTGAAAGACCTGGATGTTAGTTTCGAGGATGCTACCGGGGATTTTGAATATTTTGAGATAAAACGCGGGGATATTGTCGAGGAATTGGGTGAGCGGCTGGATCTTGCAAGGGGAGAAATGACAAAAATGATTGGGAAACAGGATGTCATGATTGATACATTAGAAAATTTCAAACAGGAAACAAATGAAAATTTTAATCAACTCACACATGCCGTATCAAAGCACGATACTGGCGCACAGGAAAGAATTGCCAATTTGAGTGTGGAACTCTCTGAGGTTAAAGTTCGTCTTACGCGTTTGGAATCTGCTATTTTGTAA